One Solanum lycopersicum chromosome 2, SLM_r2.1 genomic region harbors:
- the LOC101268347 gene encoding zinc-finger homeodomain protein 10, translating to MELTNNNNTTISTITTTTTVKTPEAEIETPTQIQKLKPFPFSNGVLKRKSSFNHNNHHHPVVVIYRECLKNHAASLGGHAVDGCGEFLPSPAANPSDPTSLKCAACGCHRNFHRREPEEPVVIPPPPIATAVLEYQPHHRHHPPHPPPPLQGEHSSPNSPSPPPISSAYYPASAPHMLLALSAGFSGEKNQNPTSAPLGHSNGRKRFRTKFTPDQKVKMQEFAERVGWKMQKRDEDLVSNFCNEIGVEKGVLKVWMHNNKNTFGKKSDQPNSGSGDGDNDNDDNHHQNATSA from the exons ATGGAGttaaccaacaacaacaacacaactattagtactattactactactactacagTGAAAACCCCAGAAGCTGAAATTGAAACCCCAACTCAGATCCAGAAACTGAAACCTTTTCCTTTTAGTAATGGTGTTCTGAAAAGGAAAAGTTCATTTAACCATAACAATCATCATCACCCTGTTGTGGTTATTTACAGAGAGTGTTTGAAAAACCATGCTGCTAGTTTAGGGGGTCATGCTGTTGATGGATGTGGAGAATTTTTGCCATCTCCTGCAGCGAACCCATCTGACCCAACTTCACTGAAATGTGCTGCTTGTGGGTGTCACCGTAATTTTCACCGACGTGAACCGGAAGAACCAGTTGTGATTCCACCGCCACCTATTGCAACTGCGGTGCTTGAGTATCAAcctcatcatcgtcatcatccaCCTCATCCTCCACCACCTCTGCAGGGGGAACATAGTAGTCCGAATTCACCATCTCCACCGCCGATTTCGTCGGCTTATTACCCAGCTTCTGCACCACACATGCTTTTAGCACTCAGTGCTGGGTTTTCTGGGGAGAAAAATCAGAACCCGACATCAGCTCCGTTGGGTCATTCTAACGGGAGGAAGCGTTTCAGAACGAAATTCACTCCAGATCAGAAGGTGAAAATGCAGGAATTTGCTGAGAGAGTTGGGTGGAAAATGCAGAAGAGAGATGAAGATCTGGTGAGCAATTTCTGTAACGAAATTGGAGTTGAAAAAGGGGTTTTAAAGGTATGGATGCACAATAACAAAAACACTTTCGGGAAGAAATCAGATCAACCCAACTCCGGCTCCGGCGACGGCGACAACGACAACGACGACAACCACCACCAGAATG CTACATCAGCATGA